The following is a genomic window from Deferribacterota bacterium.
CGTTGCAATAGTTGAATCTAATAACAGCTGTATTTGCACAGGCTTGCCATCTGCAAATAATCTATCAAAATCTTCACTAAAAGCCATACCTACCATAATTTTTCTATTTTTTATATCCTTAAACATTTTATCTCTGCTTTTATAGTATATAACCTCTTTAAACTCAGGTGGATGTAGCTTTGACACAATCTTATTTACATATATTGAACCACCTTTTTCATCTAAAACGCCTACTTTTACATTTCTTGCATCAATATTAATACCTTGCCCCACTATATAAACATCAGCTAAGAAAATATAAAACATAAAGATAACTAAACCTTTTGACCTAAAAATATCTAACCATTCTTTTTGT
Proteins encoded in this region:
- a CDS encoding ABC transporter permease, giving the protein MKKFFKIIQKEWLDIFRSKGLVIFMFYIFLADVYIVGQGINIDARNVKVGVLDEKGGSIYVNKIVSKLHPPEFKEVIYYKSRDKMFKDIKNRKIMVGMAFSEDFDRLFADGKPVQIQLLLDSTIATISYFAYIYIVEIINDFQLNSGERTPVELDIHKLFNPNASPAPLFSLRELIYAVTLLSLILSASVFVRERDLGTWDLMLLVPIN